A genomic window from Bordetella genomosp. 9 includes:
- a CDS encoding FAD-dependent oxidoreductase, with protein sequence MSAHDDRHGAGTPAGIDVLVVGAGPAGVSAAIEAARRGARVLLVEQRPHAGGAIHRAAHDGGPSAVPMPARHKRNWARLLRQLAALSDRIRLLTSTVFLGIDGDGVCMLDNRAAGQVKLVRARAVIYAIGATERAPHIPGWELPGVVTAGGLQVQMKESGQAPQGRILVAGNGPLPLALGAQLAALGNAPVAVLEAAAPCRNLWRRPFAAAGLAAGLAAGLAAGPRQLLEAAGYFRRLRAARVPYRTAVAVSAVSRVDGALRVRTQGPRDATRDYQVDVLVLHAGLARNDRGIPRGDLHGIVIASAGDCHRVLGADAALGEGRRVAAMVMARLAGAPPRAPRRLAAEVFQESIWRLYENPRPPVDGDTILCRCEGVTARDLAARDLHSGRETRLVGRVGMGLCQGRYCAHAATRAGDEANALTLAEIDGDVPRWPIRPVSVKALADAGDL encoded by the coding sequence ATGTCGGCCCATGACGACCGGCACGGCGCGGGCACCCCGGCCGGCATCGACGTACTCGTGGTGGGAGCCGGCCCCGCCGGCGTCAGCGCGGCGATCGAAGCGGCCAGGCGCGGTGCGCGGGTCTTGCTGGTGGAGCAGCGTCCCCACGCGGGCGGCGCCATCCACCGCGCCGCGCATGACGGCGGCCCCAGCGCCGTGCCCATGCCGGCACGGCACAAACGCAATTGGGCCAGGCTGCTGCGGCAATTGGCGGCGCTGTCCGATCGTATCCGCCTGCTGACGTCGACCGTGTTCCTGGGTATCGATGGCGACGGCGTGTGCATGCTCGACAACCGTGCCGCTGGCCAGGTGAAGCTGGTCCGGGCGCGGGCCGTCATCTACGCCATCGGCGCCACCGAGCGCGCGCCGCACATCCCCGGCTGGGAGCTGCCTGGCGTCGTCACGGCCGGCGGCCTGCAGGTGCAGATGAAGGAAAGCGGCCAGGCGCCGCAAGGCCGCATCCTGGTGGCCGGCAATGGCCCCCTGCCGCTGGCCCTGGGCGCGCAGCTGGCCGCGCTGGGCAACGCGCCGGTCGCGGTACTGGAGGCCGCCGCCCCCTGTCGCAACCTTTGGCGCCGGCCGTTCGCGGCGGCGGGCCTGGCGGCAGGCCTGGCGGCAGGCCTGGCGGCGGGTCCCAGGCAATTGCTGGAGGCCGCCGGCTATTTCCGGCGCCTGCGCGCGGCGCGGGTGCCTTACCGGACGGCCGTCGCCGTCAGCGCGGTCAGCCGCGTGGACGGCGCGCTGCGGGTGCGCACCCAGGGCCCCCGCGACGCGACGCGAGACTACCAGGTCGACGTGCTGGTGCTGCACGCGGGGCTGGCCCGCAACGATCGAGGCATTCCGCGCGGCGATCTGCACGGGATCGTCATCGCCAGCGCGGGCGATTGCCATCGCGTCCTGGGCGCCGATGCCGCGCTGGGCGAAGGCCGCCGCGTGGCCGCGATGGTCATGGCCAGGCTCGCCGGCGCGCCCCCGCGCGCGCCCAGGCGCCTGGCCGCCGAGGTGTTCCAGGAATCGATCTGGCGCCTGTACGAAAACCCCCGGCCGCCCGTGGATGGCGATACGATACTTTGCCGTTGCGAAGGCGTGACCGCCCGCGATCTCGCGGCCCGGGACCTGCATTCCGGACGCGAGACCAGGCTGGTCGGCCGCGTCGGCATGGGCCTGTGCCAGGGACGCTATTGCGCCCATGCCGCGACCCGGGCGGGCGACGAGGCGAACGCGCTGACGCTGGCCGAGATCGACGGCGATGTCCCCCGCTGGCCCATCCGCCCCGTTTCCGTGAAGGCGCTGGCCGACGCCGGGGATCTATGA
- a CDS encoding NAD(P)/FAD-dependent oxidoreductase, with protein sequence MILSGGASTRIVIIGAGIVGASAAYFLRRAGCDVTVLDASTPAAGASGASDGLVSVGSKKPGFLMNIARHARDFYVELESDGLLRGLFQQRPTFLFARNETEAEIMALHGRDLLQAGVRVESLDGAAFARAVPGVSPAIVAALAVPDDGHALGYEIVDRMLKQSGARVVRQAPVRRIKAERGRAVGVATDASDYDGDAVLIAAGLGSTALVGLGDILIPRKGQIIITDRASDNVAAFAGPLMSAAYLAAKRNADASRRDPVSLVIDPLNTGQLLIGGTREDGLADRETTVNHVSRILREALAVYPPLERRRVIRTFSGVRTASVDGLPIVGRHPMIEGLTIATGFEGDGICLGPLMGRLAADIALGRGCDLDIDALSPARFAAAAAAAGARP encoded by the coding sequence ATGATTCTGAGTGGTGGCGCCAGCACGCGTATCGTCATCATCGGCGCGGGCATCGTCGGCGCGTCGGCGGCGTATTTTCTGCGGCGGGCGGGCTGCGACGTCACGGTGCTGGATGCTTCGACGCCGGCGGCCGGGGCGTCGGGGGCGTCGGATGGCCTGGTGTCGGTGGGCAGCAAGAAGCCCGGCTTCCTGATGAACATCGCCCGCCATGCGCGCGATTTCTACGTCGAACTGGAAAGCGACGGGCTGCTGCGGGGACTGTTCCAGCAGCGCCCGACTTTCCTGTTCGCGCGCAACGAGACCGAGGCGGAGATCATGGCCTTGCACGGGCGCGACCTGCTGCAGGCCGGCGTACGGGTGGAAAGCCTGGACGGCGCGGCGTTCGCGCGTGCGGTGCCGGGTGTGTCGCCCGCGATCGTGGCTGCCCTGGCGGTGCCCGACGACGGCCACGCGCTGGGCTACGAGATCGTCGATCGCATGCTGAAGCAATCCGGCGCACGCGTGGTGCGGCAGGCGCCCGTACGCCGCATCAAGGCCGAGCGCGGGCGGGCCGTGGGCGTGGCGACCGATGCCAGCGACTACGACGGCGACGCGGTGCTGATCGCCGCCGGCCTGGGGTCCACCGCGCTGGTGGGCCTGGGCGACATCCTCATTCCCCGCAAAGGCCAGATCATCATCACGGACCGGGCGAGCGACAACGTCGCCGCCTTCGCCGGGCCGCTGATGTCCGCCGCGTACTTGGCCGCGAAACGCAATGCCGATGCTTCCAGGCGCGACCCGGTCAGCTTGGTGATCGATCCGCTGAACACCGGACAACTATTGATCGGCGGCACGCGCGAGGACGGCCTGGCGGACCGCGAGACCACCGTGAACCACGTGTCGCGCATCCTGCGGGAAGCGCTGGCCGTCTATCCACCGCTGGAGCGGCGTCGCGTGATACGTACGTTTTCGGGTGTGCGCACCGCCAGCGTCGATGGCCTGCCTATCGTCGGCAGGCATCCCATGATCGAAGGGCTGACGATCGCCACCGGATTCGAAGGCGACGGCATCTGCCTGGGCCCGCTGATGGGCCGCTTGGCCGCCGACATCGCGCTGGGCCGCGGCTGCGACCTGGATATCGACGCATTGTCCCCGGCGCGCTTCGCCGCCGCAGCCGCCGCGGCCGGAGCCCGACCATGA
- a CDS encoding 2Fe-2S iron-sulfur cluster-binding protein: MNHFHWNETAIPFRPGETVALALRRAGIEAFGPAAGGQQARYFCGIGQCQACLVSIDGGAAVEACLTPARPDAVVAPGAFQGERHVGP; this comes from the coding sequence ATGAACCACTTCCACTGGAACGAAACGGCGATTCCATTCCGTCCCGGCGAAACGGTGGCCCTGGCCTTGCGGCGCGCCGGCATCGAAGCCTTCGGGCCCGCCGCTGGCGGTCAACAGGCCCGCTACTTCTGCGGCATCGGGCAATGCCAGGCCTGCCTGGTGTCGATCGACGGCGGTGCCGCGGTCGAGGCCTGCCTGACACCGGCGCGGCCCGATGCGGTCGTCGCGCCGGGCGCGTTCCAGGGAGAGCGGCATGTCGGCCCATGA
- a CDS encoding aspartate/glutamate racemase family protein has product MTSNPTSRPVVHGLTLGVLMLDTRFVRFPGEIGNGATWSVPLQYRIVRGATPERVIQDRGRGLLDPFVDAALELVDLGVRGITTSCGFLALFQRELSERLPVPVATSSLLQVPMVASMLPAGRRVGILTIDRQSLTGAHLAAVGVDPATPIVGMPDDSLFRRVFTDRAGPDEADYAVLEREMVDAARALMAQHPDVGAIVCECTNMPPFAAAVRAATGVPVFDVVGMLKWFIGSLR; this is encoded by the coding sequence ATGACTTCCAACCCGACTTCCCGCCCCGTCGTCCACGGCCTGACGCTGGGCGTGCTCATGCTCGATACCCGTTTCGTGCGCTTCCCCGGCGAGATCGGCAACGGCGCGACCTGGTCGGTACCGCTGCAGTACAGGATCGTGCGCGGCGCGACGCCGGAGCGCGTGATCCAGGACCGCGGCCGCGGCCTGCTGGATCCCTTCGTCGACGCCGCGCTGGAACTGGTCGACCTGGGCGTGCGCGGCATCACCACCAGTTGCGGCTTCCTGGCCCTGTTCCAGCGCGAACTGAGCGAGCGGCTGCCGGTGCCGGTGGCGACCAGCTCCCTGCTGCAGGTGCCCATGGTCGCAAGCATGCTGCCGGCCGGCCGGCGCGTCGGCATATTGACCATCGATCGCCAGTCCCTGACCGGGGCGCATCTTGCCGCCGTCGGCGTCGACCCCGCCACGCCCATCGTGGGCATGCCGGACGACAGCCTGTTCCGCCGCGTCTTCACCGATCGCGCGGGCCCGGACGAGGCCGATTACGCCGTCCTGGAAAGGGAAATGGTCGACGCCGCGCGTGCGCTCATGGCCCAGCATCCGGACGTGGGCGCGATCGTCTGCGAGTGCACCAATATGCCGCCCTTCGCCGCCGCCGTGCGCGCGGCGACCGGCGTGCCGGTATTCGACGTGGTGGGCATGCTGAAGTGGTTCATCGGCTCGTTGCGGTAG
- a CDS encoding DSD1 family PLP-dependent enzyme, whose protein sequence is MNATLNTIDTPAAIIDLPRAMRNIRRMQDRMDTLGVAFRPHVKTSKCDNVVRAQVDAGARGITVSTLKEAEQFFAAGIEDILYAVGMAAHRLPLALALRRRGCDLTIITDSVVSARQIAEFGRGQDERFPVLIEVDTDGHRSGLHPDSDELLEVAAVLHEGGMQVKGVMTHAGSSYELNTAEALAALAEQERAGCVRAAERVRAAGIPCPVVSVGSTPTALSATDLHGVTEVRAGVYVFFDLVMHNVGVCAMDDIALSVLATVIGHQAEKGWAIVDAGWMAMSRDVGTSKQQRDYKYGQIRGIDGQAVDGYLLVGANQEHGIVARASGADDDIVTRFPIGTRLRILPNHACATGAQFEHYQALSADGTLEAWGRFHGW, encoded by the coding sequence ATGAACGCCACTTTGAACACCATCGATACGCCCGCCGCTATCATCGATCTGCCGCGCGCCATGCGGAATATCCGGCGCATGCAGGACCGCATGGATACGCTGGGGGTCGCTTTCCGGCCTCACGTGAAGACCTCGAAGTGCGACAACGTCGTCCGCGCGCAGGTGGACGCGGGCGCGCGCGGCATCACCGTGTCCACGCTCAAGGAGGCCGAGCAGTTCTTCGCCGCCGGCATCGAGGACATCCTCTACGCCGTCGGCATGGCGGCGCATCGGCTGCCGCTGGCGCTGGCGCTGCGCCGCCGCGGATGCGACCTGACCATCATCACCGACAGCGTGGTGTCCGCGCGCCAGATCGCCGAGTTCGGCCGTGGCCAGGACGAACGGTTTCCCGTGCTGATCGAAGTCGATACGGACGGCCACCGGTCTGGGCTGCATCCTGACAGCGACGAGTTGCTGGAGGTCGCGGCGGTGCTGCATGAGGGCGGCATGCAGGTCAAGGGCGTGATGACCCATGCCGGATCGAGCTATGAACTGAACACGGCGGAAGCCTTGGCGGCGCTGGCGGAGCAGGAACGCGCGGGGTGCGTGCGCGCGGCGGAACGGGTGCGGGCCGCCGGTATTCCGTGTCCCGTGGTCAGTGTCGGCTCCACGCCCACCGCGCTGAGCGCCACGGACCTGCACGGCGTGACGGAAGTCCGGGCCGGCGTGTACGTGTTCTTCGACCTGGTCATGCACAATGTCGGCGTGTGCGCCATGGACGACATCGCCTTGAGCGTGCTGGCGACCGTGATCGGCCACCAGGCGGAAAAAGGCTGGGCCATTGTGGACGCCGGCTGGATGGCCATGAGCCGCGACGTCGGCACGTCGAAACAGCAGCGCGACTACAAGTACGGCCAGATCCGCGGCATCGACGGGCAAGCGGTCGACGGCTACCTGCTGGTCGGCGCCAACCAGGAACACGGCATCGTCGCGCGCGCCAGCGGCGCAGACGACGACATCGTCACCCGCTTTCCCATCGGCACGCGCCTGCGCATCCTGCCCAACCACGCCTGCGCCACGGGCGCGCAGTTCGAGCACTACCAGGCGCTATCGGCGGACGGCACGCTGGAAGCCTGGGGCCGTTTTCACGGGTGGTGA
- a CDS encoding tripartite tricarboxylate transporter substrate-binding protein: MIRIPLTRTRLARDSIAVAALAFAGLLAAPALAQAPAAAFPQRAVTLVVPFPPGGPSDALARGFAQQMGKRLGQAVVVENLAGAGGTIGLAKVARSAPDGYTLGFGTIGTHVANVALYKKLPYDPIADFQPVGLAGSAPMLLLGKANLPASNLREFVAWLGANKDGASYGSAGVGSISHYGCVLLLASLKANVTHVPYKGVAPAMNDLMGGQTDFMCDQTTTALPQVAGGKIKALAVLSSSRLPQLPNVGTASEAGYALDVRAWNAIFAPRGTPAPVMARLTEALTASAADPDFRKQMQGVGVDLPSGAGAAPDVVTGLITRGLRDDVPALKAKVDTLD; this comes from the coding sequence GTGATTCGTATCCCCCTGACTCGCACCCGCCTTGCGCGCGACTCGATCGCCGTCGCCGCGCTCGCGTTCGCCGGCCTGCTGGCCGCGCCGGCCCTTGCCCAGGCGCCGGCGGCTGCCTTTCCGCAGCGTGCCGTGACCCTGGTCGTGCCGTTTCCTCCCGGTGGGCCCAGCGACGCGCTGGCGCGCGGCTTCGCGCAGCAGATGGGCAAGCGCCTGGGCCAGGCCGTCGTGGTCGAGAACCTGGCGGGCGCGGGCGGCACCATCGGGCTGGCCAAGGTGGCCAGGTCGGCGCCCGACGGCTATACGCTGGGCTTCGGCACCATAGGCACGCATGTGGCGAATGTCGCCCTGTACAAGAAGCTGCCCTACGACCCGATCGCGGATTTCCAGCCGGTCGGCCTGGCCGGTTCCGCGCCCATGCTGCTGCTCGGCAAGGCCAATCTGCCCGCCAGCAACCTGAGGGAGTTCGTCGCCTGGCTGGGCGCCAACAAGGACGGTGCTTCCTACGGCAGCGCCGGCGTGGGGTCGATTTCGCACTACGGCTGCGTGCTCCTGCTGGCGTCGCTGAAGGCCAATGTGACCCACGTGCCGTACAAGGGCGTGGCGCCCGCGATGAATGACCTGATGGGCGGACAGACCGACTTCATGTGCGACCAGACCACGACGGCATTGCCGCAGGTCGCCGGGGGCAAGATCAAGGCCCTGGCGGTGCTGTCGTCGTCGCGGCTGCCGCAGCTGCCGAACGTGGGCACGGCGAGCGAGGCGGGCTATGCGCTGGACGTGCGGGCCTGGAACGCCATCTTCGCGCCGCGCGGCACGCCCGCGCCGGTCATGGCGCGCCTGACCGAGGCATTGACGGCGTCGGCGGCGGATCCGGATTTCCGTAAACAGATGCAGGGCGTGGGCGTCGACCTGCCGTCCGGCGCCGGCGCGGCCCCGGACGTCGTGACCGGCCTGATCACGCGCGGTTTGCGCGACGACGTTCCCGCGCTCAAGGCCAAGGTCGATACGCTGGATTAA